One window from the genome of Salvia miltiorrhiza cultivar Shanhuang (shh) chromosome 7, IMPLAD_Smil_shh, whole genome shotgun sequence encodes:
- the LOC130995189 gene encoding uncharacterized protein LOC130995189 — protein sequence MVNTTQACCASLNEKLTKLNVEAKSECTIYRVHEHLRNVNPNAYEPQVIAIGPYHHNKDHLKMMEDHKLRYFQHLIRRKPSNNVQSYAACVGRLEAEARKCYADAPTSLSPSEFIQMLVLDGCFIVELLLKCYLREENDPIFQMDWMIISVQRDLMLFENQLPFFVLCELFDMIVAPGQHSRLPYLLGQFFRGLYPWKGYKGQASVAPRPVKHLLHFIHCNLPPRGTEKKDKDKGSQFMKSATRLEEADVHRSWLPPGTSTEKKDKDKGLQFMESATRLEEANVHLLPPGTGTAELLMACPRLEEELQFMESPTRLEEANVHLLPPGTGTAELLMACPRLEEELQFMESPTRLEEANVHLLPPGTGTAELLMACPRLEEELQFMESPTRLEEANVHLLPPGTGTAELLMACPRLEEELQFMESPTRLEEANVHLLPPGTGTAELLMACPRLEEELQFMESPTRLEEANVHLLPPGTGTAELLMACPRLEEGLQFMESPTRLEEANVHLLPPGTGRVMACPRLEEGLQFMESPTRLEEANVHLLPPGTGRVMACPRLEEGLQFMESPTRLEEANVHRSWLHPGTGTEEKDKDKGLQFKKSATRLEEANVRFKISKPEAALFDVKFENGVMTMAPLRVDDRTESFLRNLIAYEHYFGHDEGNFVTDYVSFLDDLVDSSKDVEILSRNEIVENWLGDVEAVAKMVNKLADSIVVPNTSYAEMIENVEKHCRKRRNRWMATLRRNYLSSPWHIFSLIVGAVLLLLTITQTVCSILQMV from the exons ATGGTCAA CACAACGCAAGCCTGCTGCGCTAGCTTGAATGAAAAACTGACGAAACTCAACGTGGAGGCAAAATCAGAATGCACAATCTACAGAGTTCATGAACATTTACGGAACGTGAACCCCAATGCTTACGAGCCCCAGGTGATCGCTATTGGTCCTTATCACCACAACAAGGATCATCTAAAAATGATGGAAGATCACAAGCTACGTTACTTCCAGCACCTCATCAGAAGGAAACCTTCCAACAATGTGCAAAGCTACGCAGCATGTGTGGGCAGATTGGAAGCCGAAGCAAGAAAATGTTACGCAGATGCGCCTACAAGCCTGAGCCCGAGCGAGTTCATACAAATGCTTGTACTAGATGGATGCTTCATCGTTGAGTTATTACTGAAGTGCTACCTGAGGGAGGAGAATGATCCCATCTTCCAAATGGACTGGATGATTATTAGCGTGCAGCGCGATTTAATGCTCTTCGAGAATCAACTCCCATTCTTCGTCTTGTGCGAGCTGTTCGACATGATTGTGGCTCCCGGCCAGCATAGTAGGTTGCCGTACCTTCTCGGGCAATTCTTCCGCGGTCTGTATCCTTGGAAAGGCTATAAAGGACAAGCGAGCGTAGCTCCTCGTCCGGTGAAGCATTTGCTTCACTTCATCCATTGTAATTTGCCTCCCCGCGGCACGGAGAAAAAGGATAAGGATAAGGGGTCGCAGTTCATGAAAAGTGCGACAAGGCTTGAAGAGGCTGATGTCCATCGTAGTTGGCTTCCCCCCGGCACGAGCACGGAGAAAAAGGATAAGGATAAGGGGTTGCAGTTCATGGAAAGCGCGACAAGGCTTGAAGAGGCTAATGTCCATCTGCTTCCCCCCGGCACGGGCACGGCGGAACTGCTTATGGCTTGCCCCCGGCTTGAAGAGGAGTTGCAGTTCATGGAAAGCCCGACAAGGCTTGAAGAGGCTAATGTCCATCTGCTTCCCCCCGGCACGGGCACGGCGGAACTGCTTATGGCTTGCCCCCGGCTTGAAGAGGAGTTGCAGTTCATGGAAAGCCCGACAAGGCTTGAAGAGGCTAATGTCCATCTGCTTCCCCCCGGCACGGGCACGGCGGAACTGCTTATGGCTTGCCCCCGGCTTGAAGAGGAGTTGCAGTTCATGGAAAGCCCGACAAGGCTTGAAGAGGCTAATGTCCATCTGCTTCCCCCCGGCACGGGCACGGCGGAACTGCTTATGGCTTGCCCCCGGCTTGAAGAGGAGTTGCAGTTCATGGAAAGCCCGACAAGGCTTGAAGAGGCTAATGTCCATCTGCTTCCCCCCGGCACGGGCACGGCGGAACTGCTTATGGCTTGCCCCCGGCTTGAAGAGGAGTTGCAGTTCATGGAAAGCCCGACAAGGCTTGAAGAGGCTAATGTCCATCTGCTTCCCCCCGGCACGGGCACGGCGGAACTGCTTATGGCTTGCCCCCGGCTTGAAGAGGGGTTGCAGTTCATGGAAAGCCCGACAAGGCTTGAAGAGGCTAATGTCCATCTGCTTCCCCCCGGCACGGGCAGGGTTATGGCTTGCCCCCGGCTTGAAGAGGGGTTGCAGTTCATGGAAAGCCCGACAAGGCTTGAAGAGGCTAATGTCCATCTGCTTCCCCCCGGCACGGGCAGGGTTATGGCTTGCCCCCGGCTTGAAGAGGGGTTGCAGTTCATGGAAAGCCCGACAAGGCTTGAAGAGGCTAATGTCCATCGTAGTTGGCTTCACCCCGGCACGGGCACGGAGGAAAAGGATAAGGATAAGGGGTTGCAGTTCAAGAAAAGCGCGACAAGGCTTGAAGAGGCTAATGTCAGGTTCAAGATATCCAAGCCAGAAGCTGCGTTGTTCGACGTGAAGTTCGAAAACGGGGTGATGACCATGGCGCCTCTGAGGGTCGATGACAGGACCGAGTCGTTCCTCCGGAATCTCATCGCGTACGAGCACTACTTTGGGCACGATGAGGGCAATTTCGTGACGGATTATGTCTCGTTCCTGGACGACCTTGTTGATTCCTCCAAGGATGTGGAGATACTGTCGCGCAACGAAATCGTGGAGAACTGGTTGGGCGATGTGGAAGCCGTGGCGAAGATGGTGAACAAGCTGGCTGATTCGATTGTTGTGCCTAACACAAGCTATGCGGAGATGATTGAGAATGTGGAAAAGCATTGCAGGAAAAGAAGGAATAGGTGGATGGCCACGTTGAGGCGTAATTATTTAAGTAGTCCTTGGCATATTTTCTCTCTAATTGTTGGTGCAGTGCTGCTTCTGCTCACAATCACGCAAACAGTGTGTAGCATATTACAGATGGTTTGA